Below is a genomic region from Flammeovirgaceae bacterium SG7u.111.
GCATCCCAAACCATACTCAGATAAGATAGCCTAGTCTCTTTGTCAAACTTGTTCATTTGAACACTAAGATATTCCCTCGCTCTTTCAAAAGCAGTGTAATAATCTTCCGCTATAAAATCATAAGCCCATTGTAACTCCTCATGGGCATGAAGATTTTCAGCAGTATCAACTAAAATTTTGCGCTCGTCCTCATCTAATCCATGATAGTGGAAAATAACCGATTTGAGTAGTAAATAAGCTTTTTTTTCGTCACTTGTCATGGCAACAACTCTTGTTTACAGCGAGTAAATATACGATTATTTCAAATAAGGCATGATGTGAGAATGTTTTTTATTGAAATAGCCATCACATCAAACTTCACCCAAAACGATTAGGCTTGTAACTATTTTGGGTGAAAGGATTTAATTTATATTCAGAATTAAACTTTTTCCTTGAAATATGCTAATGTTTTTTCTAACCCTTCTGAACGACCTACCAACGGCTTCCAATCTAAAATACTTTTTGCCTTAGTAATATCTGGACAGCGCTGTTTCGGGTCGTCTTTAGGTAAATCTTGGAAAATCAGTTTACTCCCTGATCCTGTTAACCTCAATATCTCTTCAGCAAAATCTTTTATAGTAATCTCACTTGGGTTTCCGATGTTAACCGGTAAATGATAATCACTCATAAGTAACCTGTAAATACCTTCTACCAAATCAGACACATAACAGAAGGAACGGGTTTGACTACCATCACCAAAAACAGTAATATTTTCACCTCTAAGCGCTTGTCCCATAAAAGCAGGCAATGCCCTTCCATCATCAAGTCGCATACGTGGGCCATATGTATTGAAAATCCTTACCATTCTTGTCTCCAGACCGTGGAAACTGTGGTAGGCCATAGTGATCGCTTCTTGAAACCTTTTAGCTTCATCATAAACGCCACGAGGTCCTACAGAATTGACATTACCCCAATACTCTTCCTTCTGTGGATGAACTGTAGGATCACCATATACTTCAGATGTCGAGGCCACTATAATTCTCGCTTTTTTTGCCCTGGCCAACCCTAATAGGTTATGAGTTCCCAAAGAACCCACTTTTAGGGTTTGAATTGGCATTTTAAGATAATCTATTGGGCTTGCTGGAGAAGCAAAATGTAATATATAATCGAGTTCTCCTGGCACGTGCACAAACTTGCTCACGTCGTGGTGGTAAAATTCGAAATTTTTGAGTGGAAACAGGTGCTCAATATTGTCAAGGTTTCCTGTAATTAGGTTGTCCATACCAATTACATGAAATCCTTTATCGATAAACTTATCGCAAAGGTGTGAACCTAAAAAGCCGGCCGCACCGGTAATGAGAACTTTCTTCATTTTAAAAGAATATATTAATAATAACTTAAAA
It encodes:
- a CDS encoding UDP-glucuronic acid decarboxylase family protein, with amino-acid sequence MKKVLITGAAGFLGSHLCDKFIDKGFHVIGMDNLITGNLDNIEHLFPLKNFEFYHHDVSKFVHVPGELDYILHFASPASPIDYLKMPIQTLKVGSLGTHNLLGLARAKKARIIVASTSEVYGDPTVHPQKEEYWGNVNSVGPRGVYDEAKRFQEAITMAYHSFHGLETRMVRIFNTYGPRMRLDDGRALPAFMGQALRGENITVFGDGSQTRSFCYVSDLVEGIYRLLMSDYHLPVNIGNPSEITIKDFAEEILRLTGSGSKLIFQDLPKDDPKQRCPDITKAKSILDWKPLVGRSEGLEKTLAYFKEKV